ATGCTGAATTTCAATGGGAATCTAGGACGTTCACGTTATCCCCCTCCACCGTACATTCCCCTAAGAATCATTGGGCCTGTTATCGTTTCTATTGGCGACAATGACACAATGGTTCTGAATTCTGATAAGTCGTCGTTATCAAACATGTGTAAGCTCAGAAAAGGGAATTTCGATGACCGGTGTTGGGTATTGGAGACAAGAATAATTATTGAAGAACCTGGAGTTTAGTTTTCTACTACCTAAATACACTAGTTCGTTTCAACAATTGAAATAAACATGAGTTTCACAGTTTCCAAATGTTTTTGCAACGCTGTACGGACCTTGTCCCGCTCCAATTACACGAGCGCCATTAGCTTGAAAAATTTACACCCAAAGAGTTCGTTGAAAATTACCACACCGTCACCTGAACAGGTACGTACCTTATAgctttgattaaatattaaatccaatattctatggtaataaataataattaacgtgaCCTACGACTGAAGCTTACTACgtatttttacaaatgtaagTTATATTTAAGTTACCGAGACCTTTTCGATACTGAATGGTTTTATTTTCTTTGCTAGTTGGCCGACAATAAAATTTTCACGGGATATATACCAGTGGAAGAGCTGGAAATCACATACAGCACTTCTAGTGGTCCAGGTGGTCAGAACGTCAACAAGGTCAATACCAAAGTTGACCTGAGATTCAAAGTGGAATCGGCTCAATGGCTCAATGAAGAAATCCGGCAGAAACTAATTAATATCGTAAGTTAGTGAAAACAAAATGGAAGTAGTGTTAggaaggaaaaaatatttaccatgaaaaacggtaatttttttgtagaatCAAAATAAACTGACTAAAGAGGGATATTTAGTAATTCGGTCAGAAAAGACACGGTCGCAACAACTAAACCTTGCAGATGCTATTGAACGTTTGCGTTCTCTTGTCTGGAAAGCTGCTGAACCTGAGCCAAAGCAATCTGAGGAATCCATTGAAAAAATAAGACGCaggtaatatatttgaaatttaatagtgTCTGAACTTgagttgatatttatttttatgttaggaTGGAAAAAGCAAATCGCACAAGATTAATAGAAAAGAAAATGAAGTCCTTGACCAAGAGCAATCGTCAAGCACCAACAGTGTtctaaatatatgtagtatacatTGCATAAACATTATTCATCAATTTGTCATAACTTGATGattattcatattgttttaaaatttttatctgatattaatatttaatacaaaatgttacTTGTACATAAAACTTAagtagtttttcatttttttttattgttgcttCTAGtgtactaaattttaataaaattcaatcatAAAAAAGTTGCTCTGCTGTAAAGCAGGGCTCGAGTGTACCTTGTCATAGAGTAGGTTACTGTAATGCAGTAaagtattatatcataaaaaaaaattggtgttgctcaaataattgtaaaacttCCTATTTTTCTTCTATCAATACCGACCCACCCATTTTTTAAGGTGTTGCCTGAGCAACACTTGGACCCTATGTTACGCGCCACTGCTGTAatgaatgtattacattttaatttaatgataaatcataaatcattgaaaacaattcaaaatgatTCTGGCCGAGATGTGCTCTTAACAACTGGAGTTGCATTGtctgcttatattttatacttttattaaatttttttataagttttacgATAGGtcgaattaatttttgttgcATGTATTTTACTACATTACTTGCTTTTATTAACTTGTAAGTTAATACCGATGTGTGTAAATGGGTTCAAGGtataagtattttgaattaCTTTCGACTGTCATATAGTATGTGGTCTACCTGCAGCCAGCCGGTTTTTAAACAGGCTTATGATTTTTGATagatttgagtttttttttgatatgatattttttttgattaaaatgttatctttaTGACTTTCAATAACTATgcttaaacattttgtaaacataTGAACTTTGACACTTATTAAGCGACACTACAAtttattctacatattattttggcaGTCACACACTCAATAATATGTTGGaaaaagattttaattaatcataagtAGTTATGAATCAACCgccaatttttacaatatataaaaattgttttggcaAACAATGAAAATACCTGATATAAAGGTTCACACTAGAGCACGCATAGATCAAGCATACGTGTTCACGCTGTATATCATGTCTCACTATGGTGATTATCATGTCACAAATGTTGATGTGTGCTCGACatacttatacaatttgtaGAACGCACAACATGAGTACAGTAGCACACATACTTGGTTTGTACGTGCACGCGCCTTTACATTGTTTGCTTAACAAGACGTGAGGAAGCAAGATGaattagtacatattatgtaaggaTAGAGGCAAAGAAAGGAGAATTTTAAGTTGAAATGTCTATACTACTGCGCTTATAGTCTTATTTAAAGAAGTTTCCCaaacaaaaaacttttatagaagaaaataatgatcgacagtttttaattttgtaatttattgcaTCTTATAATGATTGGTAATTTGGGATAACTGTAATTGATTGAGTAACATAATTAAAAGATTAACAAGATACATTTTTCTTACCGTAATATTTAGTAGACTGTAGCAGTAATACTTGATGATTAGAGAAAGAACTTTAatgcattaacattttttaaacatgtgtTGAAAAAGCACATTTACttggttaatacttaatattaaaatcaagcACAGAAATAGTAAGTACATGTTAAGCTGTTAACAAAAATGTCTCTGATGAATAAAAGTGTTATCGATAGATAAATGTTCTGAatgaactaaataattattgtactatcGCCAGATACTatccgtaaaataaaataaaataaatgtaataatcgcatatattttaatctaaactACACACTGAccttaaagataaaaaattagTCTATCAGCTTTaagacaaatttaatataattgttgacattaatttacaaaaatatctatCAAAGTGCTTGATCTTCAATcaactttcaaaatatacatttaaaaaacaaaaataaatccatGTATGAAATATGTTGATTGTCgaaatatgcattaaatttgttgagtatttattatttaattacaaacattGTGAATTgttctttatatttattaagtatacaataaaactaacctgaaaaatatgtaaattcatGAAAGTTCTTGCCATACTGTATGTATGTACTctgtatatcatttttattatgaaacattaatatattattcatgttttatttcttctctgttgtacacttgtacacaATCTACATACTATTTTCAAAGTATGTAATAAAGTAGATGGACGATAGGTGAGTTATGGAGAAAAGGATAGtagttcaaataaaatataatatacaattattgtttggCTTCAGTCAACAAATacatctttatatttatttcagctagtgctaaaaataattacattttacagaataaattattgtatcaaCTAATACACACAACAGTTGATTTTACATGTTAAAAGTGTAACCATTAGCACTTTTTGGactattaatacataattttcaaaCCTAAATAAAAGAGGATGTCATAGGTTGGAAAACATTCCGCCTaacataactaattaaaaatatagttaatatacaaaatttggTTGAATACTAATTCAGTCTcgtcaaaatatgttttttttttatatatatatatcgaacCTCGGGGCTCCATCACTTAATAAACAACATTCATAACTAAAAGAAACGTTTTATATTTCTCTTACGCTTACAGAAAATGTATTTGCGTACGAGAGACTTTAACACAGAAATACTTATTTTGCAACTATTACGCTGAGATTATgcgcaacataataataaataaataaaaatgtatgtacaatataggtacgtataacgTATTCTAAAATCACTTGGAGTGAGCAATAGGGAagaatactatataaaaaaatcattcaaaacaaaataatttggtttGAAACTAACTTAAAGCATATTAAAaggataattgtttttaaaactatttatgtttGTTCAGTTTTCATTCTTATTTCAAcatcaataacaaaattgtattaattttttttaagtaatattgatCGAATAGTTATTTGATCTTTAACGTTTAAAGAAATGAAAACTGGACAAACatcttaatgaaaaaaaaaaaaaaaattaaaaatttggtaaGAGAATTATTTGGTAAAAGGAAAAGCAaacttaaatatcataaaactaatagtaaaaacttatttaaaaaaaacaaaaataataaaggtataaatatcgcaccaaaaattttttttaggttgaaatgaaaataactttaattacgTACactaattga
This is a stretch of genomic DNA from Acyrthosiphon pisum isolate AL4f chromosome A3, pea_aphid_22Mar2018_4r6ur, whole genome shotgun sequence. It encodes these proteins:
- the LOC100163783 gene encoding peptidyl-tRNA hydrolase ICT1, mitochondrial produces the protein MSFTVSKCFCNAVRTLSRSNYTSAISLKNLHPKSSLKITTPSPEQLADNKIFTGYIPVEELEITYSTSSGPGGQNVNKVNTKVDLRFKVESAQWLNEEIRQKLININQNKLTKEGYLVIRSEKTRSQQLNLADAIERLRSLVWKAAEPEPKQSEESIEKIRRRMEKANRTRLIEKKMKSLTKSNRQAPTVF